The sequence taatattgaaatttgattgtaaaaaaatattaaattgaggacaaaacaaaccaaacaaacgGGATTACATAATATAGTCAAAGACACGTTAATGTGGAAGCAGTTAAAAGATGGAGGAAGAATTTTCTTTGGTATAAAACATGCAAAAGTCCTTGTGTGGCCTGGCCTCATTATAAGAAGAATCTCTACAGAGGAACACACATATATCCATCCCTTGTTATCTTGTAAACACCTTTTTGTCTACTAGTATTAAGATATTCATGGGAACTGGAAGAGCCATGGTCTTGCTGTTGCTCTTGTTCATGTTATTCTTGGTTTTGGATGTCTCTGTTGTTGGAGCTcaaagaacaacaacaacaacagagtTTACTTTCAGAGGATTTACTGGAAACGAATCATCGATTCGATTGGCAGGAGCTGCAATGATCAAACCGGATGGCCTGCTGAGGATCACTGACCGAACCCAAACCGTTACCGGTACGGCGTTCTACAATAAACCGGTGAGATTGCTCGAGAACAACGGGAATTCAACAAGGGTTGCTTCTTTTAGCACATCATTCGTGTTCGTCATCATCCCCACAAGCTCCAGCAACGGAGGTTTTGGATTCACCTTCACGCTATCTCCGACCCCTGACCGCCCCGAAGCAGATGCCGCGCAGTACTTGGGACTTTTGAATGAAACAAACGACGGGAACCTTACGAACCACGTATTCGCGGTAGAATTCGACACGGTGCAAGGCTTCGGAGACGTGTCTGATAGATCGGGGAATCACATCGGTCTGAATTTCAACAACCTCACATCGGTTTTCCAAGAACCGGTCGTGTACTACGACGAGTCTGACCGAAAAGAGGATTTCCTACTTCAGAGTGGTGATCCCATACAAGCCCTTCTGGATTACGACGGTCCTACCCAAACCCTTAACTTCACCGTTTATCCGGCACGCTTGAAGTCTAAACCCGTAAAGCCCTTGATCTCCCAACGCGTTCCCAAACTGGTAGAGATCGTGCAAGAAGAAATGTACGTGGGTTTCACGGCAGCCACTGGGAGAGATCAGTCCAGTGCTCATTACGTGATGGGTTGGAGTTTCTCTAGCGGCGTAGATCCTCCTCCTCTTGCTGCAGAACCGCTCAACCTCTCCGAGCTTCCTCCTCCGCCTCCTAACACTGCCAAGAAGACAGGCTACGATTCTGGAGTCCTCGCTCTGATCGTGGCTCTCTCTGGAGTAACGCTCATCTTGCTTGCGTTACTGTTCTTCTTCCTCATGTATAAGAAGCGTCTACAACAAGGAGATATTCTCGAAGACTGGGAGATCAATCATCCTCACAGGCGTAGATACAAAGATCTCTACGCCGCCACTGATGGATTCAACGTCAACCGGATCATCGGCACGGGAGGATTCGGCACCGTCTTCAGAGGAAGCCTCTCCTCATCCTCTGATCAAATCGCCGTGAAGAAGATAACTCCGAATAGCATGCAAGGCGTTCGAGAGTTCGTGGCGGAGATCGAGAGTTTAGGTCGTTTAAGGCACAAGAATCTAGTCAACCTCCAAGGATGGTGCAAACACAAAAACGATCTCTTGCTCATTTACGATTTTATCCCCAACGGGAGCTTAGACTCTCTGCTCTACAGCCGACCGAGACAAAGCGGCGCCGTTTTGTCCTGGAACGCGCGTCTCCAGATCGCCAAAGGAATCGCGTCTGGGCTGCTCTACCTCCACGAAGAATGGGAGAAGATTGTCATCCACAGAGACGTCAAGCCCAGCAACGTTCTCATCGACGATGACATGAACCCGAGACTCGGAGATTTCGGGCTCGCCAGGCTTTACGAACGCGAGACGCTCTCTCACACCACCGTCGTCGTCGGCACTATCGGCTATATGGCCCCCGAGCTCACCCGCAACGGTAAATCTTCTGCTGCGTCTGATGTTTTCGCGTTTGGCGTTTTGCTTTTGGAGATCGTTTCCGGGAGGAGACCCACGGACTCCGGAACCTTCTTCTTGGCAGATTGGGTCATGGAGCTGCGAGAGACCGGTGACATTCTCCCTGCGGTCGATCCCAGACTAGGATCTGGTTACGAAGCTGGAGAGGCGAAGGTTGCACTCTCTGTCGGATTGCTATGTTGCCATCAGAGACCGGCGTCTCGGCCGTCGATGAGAAGGGTGCTTAAGTATTTGAACGGTGAGGAAGATGTTCCTGAGATTGGCGACCACTGGGGGTATTCAGACTCTTCAAGAAGCGGTTTAGGATCCAAGGTTGAAGGTTATGATGTTTCGTCTGATAGGGCTAATTCTAGCTCAGTCGCATCTTTCTCCGTCACGAGGGTTTCTTCGAGTTCTGTGATCATGACTGGTAGATGATAGATAGTGTATATTCACACTTTGTTTATACTTCCCTTGCAAGGCATCTATAATActatctagttttttttttaaccttgTTATGGTGTTTTGGCATTTATCGTTTTTAACGACCCGTTTGACTTTCAAatcaacattttttaaaaagttagttTGAATGTCTATTTGTGTTATTTTCGTATTAAAAGTTACAAAGTTTAGCTTGATGCGAAAGAACACATTAAAAGCTAATACTATATGATAGTTTAGTATTACTGCATGCATGTTTTAATTGTGGACtgaataatatttgtttttttaagggATAGGATATTCCGAACAAAAACCTAACGTAATTTCTGGACGTGTTCATACATTTTCTGCATGGAAACTTTATCTGCAGTGTTCACATTGACCAACCACAATTTAATTacaataaatttcattttaactcAAGTAGTGAATCATTAATAATCAACATGGTTGGTTTCAAGCTTTCAATATATAGTCTTgtgtttagcaaaaaaaaagaaaaaaaaaatatagtcttgtccattttaattttgatgttaAGAACAACCATTTCAGTTAAGGCTTTCATGGAATGAGATTTCCTTTTGGGGATAATATAATCAACTCATTAATCCCATTAACTATAGAGATTTGGTCTTTGAATATTATCGATCTTACTATCCAATGGATA comes from Brassica rapa cultivar Chiifu-401-42 chromosome A02, CAAS_Brap_v3.01, whole genome shotgun sequence and encodes:
- the LOC103850411 gene encoding lectin-domain containing receptor kinase VI.3; its protein translation is MGTGRAMVLLLLLFMLFLVLDVSVVGAQRTTTTTEFTFRGFTGNESSIRLAGAAMIKPDGLLRITDRTQTVTGTAFYNKPVRLLENNGNSTRVASFSTSFVFVIIPTSSSNGGFGFTFTLSPTPDRPEADAAQYLGLLNETNDGNLTNHVFAVEFDTVQGFGDVSDRSGNHIGLNFNNLTSVFQEPVVYYDESDRKEDFLLQSGDPIQALLDYDGPTQTLNFTVYPARLKSKPVKPLISQRVPKLVEIVQEEMYVGFTAATGRDQSSAHYVMGWSFSSGVDPPPLAAEPLNLSELPPPPPNTAKKTGYDSGVLALIVALSGVTLILLALLFFFLMYKKRLQQGDILEDWEINHPHRRRYKDLYAATDGFNVNRIIGTGGFGTVFRGSLSSSSDQIAVKKITPNSMQGVREFVAEIESLGRLRHKNLVNLQGWCKHKNDLLLIYDFIPNGSLDSLLYSRPRQSGAVLSWNARLQIAKGIASGLLYLHEEWEKIVIHRDVKPSNVLIDDDMNPRLGDFGLARLYERETLSHTTVVVGTIGYMAPELTRNGKSSAASDVFAFGVLLLEIVSGRRPTDSGTFFLADWVMELRETGDILPAVDPRLGSGYEAGEAKVALSVGLLCCHQRPASRPSMRRVLKYLNGEEDVPEIGDHWGYSDSSRSGLGSKVEGYDVSSDRANSSSVASFSVTRVSSSSVIMTGR